A stretch of DNA from Coccidioides posadasii str. Silveira chromosome 1, complete sequence:
GATCACGGGATGATGCCTCCACCTCCATCAATAGCCTGTACGACTTTGCTGCTTGGTGCTCACCAGCGTTACAGTAAGATAGGTTCCTCTTCAGCGCTCTCAATCTCACCTCTCCCTGCCCCTCTAAGCTGATATTTCACCGGATGCAACCTtttacacacacacaaaacAACACCCCCAACAGGAATTTTTGGTCCAATCTCCCGGTCAGACTTCGCCAAGGCAGCGCCAGAATGCTTGGTAGTTATTGACTTTCTGACAGATTGCACTGGTGGCAGTAGCCTTACCATAGGGCAGGGAATGCCGCGTAATGCCTAGTCAGCCGTCATGTATTTTTTAGTTACCATTCCGGTACCTGACCGATTTCGCTTGACCGGAGCAAGTCACGTAACGCGTATCGTCATGTGGGTATTCGGTACGTCTGGACGCTGACATTTTAACCCGCAGCACATCCTCCCTTTTCAGCTTTTCTCGAGACGAGGGCTGCCCCTGGCTGGCGCATAGCTCATTACCGGCGGCGATGCCACTTTTCCTCAATAGTGTCTAGGTGTGATGGAGCGCTTTGCTTGCGTCGGGTTCCAGTTTCAGGATCGTGGTTCACTTCCCATTTAAGGCTCCTAACGGGTCGGGCTCACTAGGCTATTGTTGGCCATACATAGCATCTTACCGCTGGCTGCCCGTGCATTTCAGCATGTGAGATCGTGGCACGACAGCCTGGGTTCTCGACGGTCGAGAATGGCTCGCTTTCGCTCTCTCCAATGACTCCTGGCACTTGGCCTCGCACAAAAAGGGCCTCGGAGACGCtttatcacgtgatataGTTATATTACTCATCAAGCAATGGGCCCCGCGTCGCTCATGGCCATCGACGCGGGGTTGATGACTTCGAAAGCAGCCCTCTGGAAGACGCTCAACAACCCGCcgttcttgttctttttctatTGAGCTTCTCCCGTGTGGTTATATACTCACTTTGGTTTGTATACGTCAGCCGGGCCGATTGCGAATTGACTTCGCAGCTTCTTAGCCCGAATCGAAGAGCCTGGTTGTCCTTTGTCCGCCCGCACGGCCTGACGGAGCGCTTCGAAAACCCCAGagcattaaaaaaaaaggctagTTGACTCCCACTGCTCCTTTGTTTCTATATTGCTGTCACAACAATGGCGCCTCCAGCAATTATTGCACCCTCCATCCTCTCTGCCGACTTCGCCAATCTTGGTGCGGAATGCTCGAATCTCATGAAGGCGGATAGCGATTGGATCCATGTCGACATTATGGATGGTCATTTTGTGCCCAATATAACCTTTGGTGCCCCGGTGGTGTCGAAGATTCGGGCCCATGTGCAGAAACCAGCGAGCATCGGTGGAAAGGGGACGTTTGACTGCCATATGATGATTGCAGAGGTAGGTCAGCTCAGCGACCACATCTTGCCGGAGTTGTtgggaaagaaaagcaagGGCCGTAAACTGTTTTGCGCGAGGCATTATCGATCCCACTGTTCGTTTGGCCAATGGATTTGCCAACTGAACCCCCTCCCCCTTTTTGGTTCTGTGTTTCCTTTGGGTTAATTAGGGAAAGCATTGAATGATAAGCCTATACTTTCGTGCAGTCTGCTGActtgctttttttctttttttcttcgtTTAATTGGCCTAGAATGGAGAAGCTAACCGTTTCTCCTAACCTGGACCCTGCAACTCTCCGTTCTGCGCACATTGGTCGTCTTCTCCCAACACCACAAGCCGATCCATGACGCGGAGCGGGTGTTGTAAAGGGTCCACAGGTAGCAAACCTTACCTCGACTAAAATAGCCTCAAAAATGGGTAAAAGAATTTAAACAAGCTGGCTGCGATCTTTATTGTTTCCATTGGGAGGCGGCGATGACTTCCACTGCTGCGAAGGATCCAGCTGATAAAGAGACCACGGCGAGGACCAGCCCGAAGGAACTGATCCGGTATATCCACGAGACGGGAATGCAAGCGGGAATTGCACTCAAGCCGGCGACTTCGGTGGACGTCCTGTGGGATATCTTGGAGAATCCCGTGGAGATCGAGAGGCCGGATGTAAGTGGTTTTCCCCACCTTGAATGGAGGATTGTGTTCTGTGCGAAACTCTTTGACTAACGCTTAGTGTCTTTAGATGGTCCTGATAATGACAGTCAACCCGGGCTTTGGCGGACAGAAATTCATGGCTTCTGAACTCCCCAAGGTCGAGGCCCTGAGAAAGAAATATCCGGACATGAACATTGAGGTCGATGGAGGTTTGGGCGTGGGAACCATCGACCAAGCTGCTGACGCTGGCGCCAACGTGATCGTAGCTGGATCGGCGGTCTTTGGAGCCAAGGATCCTGCAGAGGTTATTGCAAAGCTTCGAGAGGCCgtggagaagaggagaagcgCATGAACATGGACGGATATTTGATGTGCGTTCCGAAGCAGTGTATAACATAGCCTTATAGAAAAGATATATAgatactttttctttttcttttcttttcttttcttttttttcctttttttttttttttttttttttttttttttacttttttctttgtttcCCCCCTCCTGCCTCGCTTTATGATTTATGAGAACGAGTTGTTTCTTCAGgcagggagaaaaaaaggatacCGATATATGATGGTCATGATGGGCATTCCAGCAATGCCAGTGTTATCATTTGATATTCATTATTAATTAAAGGaataatacggagtacgccTGTGCACATAATAGTTTG
This window harbors:
- the RPE1 gene encoding RIBULOSE-phosphate 3-epimerase (BUSCO:481052at4751~EggNog:ENOG410PGBP~COG:G~BUSCO:12244at33183); this translates as MAPPAIIAPSILSADFANLGAECSNLMKADSDWIHVDIMDGHFVPNITFGAPVVSKIRAHVQKPASIGGKGTFDCHMMIAEPQKWVKEFKQAGCDLYCFHWEAAMTSTAAKDPADKETTARTSPKELIRYIHETGMQAGIALKPATSVDVLWDILENPVEIERPDMVLIMTVNPGFGGQKFMASELPKVEALRKKYPDMNIEVDGGLGVGTIDQAADAGANVIVAGSAVFGAKDPAEVIAKLREAVEKRRSA